From one Paenibacillus sp. FSL K6-1330 genomic stretch:
- a CDS encoding genetic competence negative regulator, protein MKIERLSQDKIRIFLTFDDLSERGIQKEEMWQEIPKVYDLFTEMMDQAYSELGFDATGPLAVEVFALPAQGMVVIVTRGKYDHHFGGLSEEDMPDEIYEMEVTLDQSDTIVYVFQDFEVLIEASHMLKDLVGGAGKLYHYMDRWFLYFDPEELDSEKLPAVIAMLAEFGESSSVTEAMLEEYGKKVMPQQAIEVICTHFQRQH, encoded by the coding sequence ATGAAAATAGAGCGTTTGAGTCAAGATAAGATACGGATTTTCCTCACGTTTGACGATCTGAGTGAGCGAGGGATCCAGAAGGAAGAGATGTGGCAGGAAATACCGAAAGTTTATGACCTGTTTACGGAGATGATGGATCAGGCATACAGTGAACTCGGATTTGATGCCACCGGACCTCTTGCCGTTGAGGTGTTTGCGCTGCCTGCCCAGGGCATGGTGGTTATTGTGACGAGAGGGAAATACGATCATCATTTCGGCGGCTTGTCCGAAGAAGATATGCCGGACGAGATTTATGAAATGGAAGTAACGCTGGATCAAAGTGATACTATCGTCTATGTTTTTCAAGATTTTGAAGTGCTCATTGAAGCATCGCATATGTTGAAGGATCTTGTAGGCGGAGCGGGTAAGCTCTATCACTATATGGATAGATGGTTTTTGTACTTCGACCCTGAGGAATTGGATAGCGAGAAGCTGCCGGCGGTGATTGCGATGCTGGCTGAATTCGGTGAATCCTCCTCAGTAACAGAGGCTATGCTGGAGGAATACGGGAAGAAAGTCATGCCTCAGCAAGCGATTGAGGTAATCTGTACACACTTCCAGCGTCAGCATTAA